The DNA window TTACCCCATTAATAAAAAAGAAGAAGGAAGTTATACAGTTTATATTACACCAAAAAAAAAGCTTATTTCTTACACAAAATGGTTTATTAGAATATTAAATGGCAAAATGCTATCATTTTTAAGACTCATAAAGTGCTTATTTACTTTTAAAAATGCTCTAACATATGGTTACTTTAAACTATCTAAACATACACCTAATGTAAAAATCCCAAAGCCTTTAGAAAATAGTCTATTTTTTACTTGTTTTTACATATTCTTGGTAGGTGTAAAAAGAAAAACCCTAAAACAAAATCGCTGAAATATTTAAAATGGAAAAGGCAATAAATAAAATAATATATTTGCCCGTACAAATAAAACAACGTGCTTTTTTAGCTAAACTTCTCTTAGGATATCTTTCATTACAACATGATTACAGCTTTGTAATTGGCAGAAGAAAATCAGTGAAGCAGATTGCATTAAAGGGACCAGATGGGATTTATTTAGAGAAAGATTTTTTTGGCAAAAAAAGTGAATATTTTGAGAAATTTAAAGAAAGGAATATGATATTTTACGGATTAGATGACGAAGGTTTAGTATTCCAAAATGATCAGGAATATTTAAACAGAAGAGTTGACTATGAAAGCATAAAATATATGAAAAAAGTTTTTACATGGGGAGAAAGACAAGCAAATATCTTAAAAAATTTCTTGATCGATAGAAAAGAAGACAAAAAAGTTATCATAGCAGGAAACCCTCGTATTGATCTTTTAAGCGAAATAGGAAGAAATATATATAAAAATGAAATTAAATATATAAATAATCATTATGGCAAATTTATTCTTTTTAACTCCTTTTTTGCATTAGCAAATGGTATAAAACCCATTGAATCACAGCTAAAAAGATTAAAAAGAATGAAAAAGAATATATCTGAGGATATCCTTCAATATTGGCTTAATTTTTATAACTATCAAAAAGAGCTCTTTAGTTTAATTGTAAAGGCTTTACAATTGCTTGCAACAGATATATCAACAAATCTAGTCATTAGGCCTCATCCGAATGAAAAGATAACTACCTGGAAAAAATTATTTAAAGACTATAAAAATGTAAAGGTGATAAAAAGATATGATATCTTTCCTTGGATCTATTGTGCAGATGCAGTGATACATAATAGTTGCACCACAGGTATAGAAGCATATCTATTAGGCAAAAAAGTAATTGCATATAAGCCTGTTACATCAGAAAATTTTGAATTAAAACTACCAAACTCTCTGAGTATTGAGGTTAATAGTATTAACTCCCTAAAAGACATTATCACTAAAATCATACAGAATAAATATAAAGAGACCCCAGATGAAATTAAAAAGAAAAGGAATATCCTTAATTATAATCTATATACAGGTAAAAAATTATCATCTGAGCTTCTATTAGAGGAATTTAATAAAAATATTTTTAATAAAAATAAATGTATTGTAAAAAAAGATTATTCTGGTCTAATTATTAGTCAATTTTTAAAATATTTACATTTTATTAATAATATTTTTAAACTTCCTATAAAAAATCCTCATATAATTAACGACTTTCCACCAACTAGTGTAAAGGAGGTAAGGAGATATATAGACAACTTAAACGAGTATTTCAAATTAAATTTTAATATTAAAATAAAACAAGTATCGGCAAGTTGTTTTTACGTTTATAAGACTTAAAATTTATTCAAACCTTTAGAGACAAATATATTAATATCAAACACATTATTCTTAATAAAATCAAAGAATATTAAATGTGTACGATTGCTCCCATTGAATAAAAAACCAATCTGCTCCTTTTTTTGACGCTGTATTTTTAACAAATTCATCTGGCCAAAAATGGCTATAACCCAACATAAATTTACTACCTTTAAAAGGTTTTGTTGTAACAATAATATCAACTTCTTTTCCAAGATCATCGCCAGAAGCACCAGTCTTATCTCTATATTCTTTACTATTTAGATACCACCCATCCTCTTTTTCAGCTAGCCAAAACTTATGGAATTCCCCTCTAATATTTAGCCATTTAATTGGATTTATTTCAACATTAAATTGTAAATCCTTTAAATTTTGCCATGAAAAAAGATTCATCCTTCCATACATTTTATCTTTTGCTCCAAAGGCCCCATCAAAGGTTTCATGCTTGTTATCATTTGGATTATCGTCACCTGATGCATAGCTATACTCTACACTAACAATTGGCTTGAAAATAAGGTCTTCAAATTCATAACCTAACAGTAGATGATAAGCATAAGCATCAATATCGTCATTTGCATAATTACCATCCTGTCTAACAAATGTTACATCATAATTAAAACCAAAAATATCCTTATTAAAACTTCTAAAACCAATGTAATATGATTCAAAATCACCTTTTTCGCCATCTTCTCCTGTAATAGTATTATGGTTATCGATTTTTGTCATAATGAAAGGCTCAATACAAGTATTTAATAATACTTTAGGTAAGACAAAATGACTATACATACCAACACTTTCAAAGGAATGCCTATGGGTTAAACTAAATTCATCTGGATCATGCAAAATGGTTCTTCCATAAAAAAGATCAATAAAATTCTCTCTCTTTAGATGATAGGTTACTTTTGCAGCATCCCATAGCCACCTACCTGTATTACCCCACTCCCCAGGCCCAAATACTCTATTGTCACCATAAGAAATTCTTTGCCTGCCTACTTTTATACTAATTGGCAAATCAAAGGGTTTTTTTAAGTTAATAAATGCACGCCACAACTCAAACCTATCTTTATAAGGGTTGTTTTCCCCTTCAAATCTTTGCTTATAAAAATCGCTCTCTGAAAAAGAAGAATCGATTGCTTCAGCATCTTGAAACCATAGAGCAATATGTAACATCTCAGATGGTTTATAATCTAAACCACCTCTAATTCTAAATAAAAGAAAATCATCACTATCAGAGCCTTTCTTCGGGTTTTCACCATAATATTGTATATTAAAATTATGTTGTGACTCAAACCTAAATCTAGTATTTATACCAAAAGTTAGTTTTTTATCTTTTGCGGCGTTTGCTGGAACTATATTAATAAAACTAAAAAATACTAAAAAGATTGTAAAATTTAATAAAAATAAGAAATAATTAATTATTTTTTTAATTTTTACTTTACTCCATTACAACTTTATAGCCGTATCTACTAAAAATATTTGCATTTTTACGGATATAGCCTAAAAATGATTGTGCGAGCTCTTTATTTTTACTGTACTTAATCAAAGCTATATAAGCTATTACATCAACAGAATATTTTCTAGGTATTTTTATATATTCTATACTATACATCTTAGCATCTGCTTCAAATAATATACCAGCATCAACTGTCGATGTTCTAATATAATTAACTATCTGAGGTTGATTTAATGCTTTCAAAATTGTATTTTTTGTAATAGCCTCCAATATATCCTTAGGCATTTTTTCTGACATCTTCTCAAAAGCAGCTCCAAGTTCCATAGTTTTAGGATTGCCCAATACAATTTTTACGCCTGGTTTCAGTAAGTCTTTAAAAGAATTTATTTTATCACTTGCTCTTTTAGATATGCCAAACACTGGTGTATTCACAAGTAATTTCTCTCCTTTGTAAATCACACCTTCTTTTAGGGCAATTTTGTAATATTTTTCTCCCCCTGGGGTAAATATATCTCCCTTTTTAGACATAATTATCTTTTGGTATAACTGACCAGAACCCCCTAAAATCAAAATAACTTTATTATCATGTGTTTTATTATATTTTGAAGTAATTTCCTTTGCAGGCTCTTTTAAGCCTGCTCCAATATACCAATATATATTCTCTGCATATATAGTAGATGTTACCAAACAAAATAATAATATTATAACAACTCTCATAAATAATTTCATTTTTGTATTGTATTTATGTTATAAAACTTTACAAGAAAAAAAAATAATAAAAATATGTGTAATACATACATAAAAAATAGTATTCCATATCTAAATAAAATAAAGTCAATGTTACCGACATTTATAAAATATAGATAAGGAATTAATAAAATAGTGTAGACACATAAGTGTCTACAAAATACTAAAGGCAAAATAAGTCTATGTTAAACAAACTATGCTGCTAATCTTCTTACTATATTTGCAAACTGCAGCAACAACGTACTTTCATTAAACATTTTCAGAGCTTTTTCTCTATCTTTTTTTGCTAATTCTACAATTTCTTTTGCTTCTTCATGAATCTTTTTGTGATATATTTTAATCTCTTCATAAAATTTGTTTCCACTGAATTTTTTAGTAACCTCATTGCTACAAAGCCACTTACCAAAGTCACACTCATGATAATCAACGACAATATCCATTATGGTATCTAACTGACCTGTTGTTATAGCTCTTTTTATTTTGTTTTTCCAAATGCTATGTTTGCCTAAAGCTTGTGAAAGTTCCTTTGATAAATCCATATAACACCTCTTTATTTATTATTAAAATAATTATAAATTCAATAGTATAAATAATATATTTTCTTAATTTGTCAACCACTCATTGTAAAGCAATTGTATAAAATAGAAATAAACAATTATTAAATATATATTATATACATTTCATACTTTGTGACCAAAAAATAAGATTTAGTTAACTTATTCAGGTAACTCCCTTAATTTTAGAATAATGGCCAATATTTAATAAACAGTTTTTATATACATCCTTCAATTTCATTCTAAATTTTATACAATTAAAATAATAATCTAGGACATATTCATTAAAACTAAAAAAAGCTGAAAAAGTTAAATTATTATATAAAATATGTTTTATTAGCTTAAAATTTAAATATTTCTTTTCAATACGTGTTAAGAGCTTATACCATCTATATTTTATGATCTCTCTAAATATCCTAATCCTATGAAATATGATATTCTTCATTATATTTAGATATCCTTAGCATAAAAGATAGATGTTATCAAACATAATAACATTATAGCAATTTTCACAAATAATTTCATTATGAACTTTTTATATTGTATCGTATCATATAGTTTAATAATTTATTAATTAAATATTAAAAAAATTATATTATTTAACAAATATTATATTTGAAGATTAGTAATTACTAATAAATGAAAATTTTGTATGTGTCAAAAGCTCAAATTCCATCAAATATGGCAAGCAGTATACAAATAATGAAAATGTGCGAAGCTTTTGCAGAAAATGGTCATGATGTGACCCTGCTAATACCCTCTAAAAAAAACCGTGAGTATGCCAATATGGAAGAAGATATATACAAATTTTATAATGTTAAAAAAATATTTAAGGTTAAAAAATTCCCACCTATAAAGTTTCCATTGAAGATATTAACAAATGATATTAGTTATGCTCTCTTATGTTTAAAATATGCTAAAAGATTTAACTATGATCTAATATATAGTAGAGATATTATTTCATCTACCCTTCTAGCCTACTTTGGCTTTTCCGTTAGAATAGAGTTGCACAACAAATTACCTAAAAGGAAACAAAGATTTTTTTTCAATCTGTTAAAAAGATCCAAAAATTTAAAGAAAATAATTTTTATTTCAAATAAACTAAAAGAATACTATTTAAATAATTATAAAATAGATAAAAATAATATTATAGTAGCTCCATCTGCTGCAAGCATCCCTACAACCCTAAAAAGAAAAAATTTATCTGTTAAATACTCAGGCATTTTACAAGTTGGTTATATTGGTAATCTATATGTAGGTAAAGGAATAGAACTAATTATAAAATTAGCTTCAAAAATGCCAGAGATTGATTTTCATATAGTAGGTGGAACAAAAAAAGAGGTTAACTTTTGGAGAAATAAAACAAACTCAACTAATATATATTTCCATGGCTTTATTAATCAAACAAACATCTCAGATTATATTAATGCAATGGATGTTTGTCTATTACCAAATCAGAAAATAGTAATCTCTAGCGTATTTAAAAACAATGGTGAAGAAACCTACCTCGAAAATTTTGGAGATATAACCTCTCCCCTAAAAATGTTCCAATATATGGCTCATAAAAAACCAATTGTAGCAAGCGATCTACCTGTCATAAGAGAAGTTTTAAATGAAAATAATGCTATTCTCTCCCCCCCAGATAATATTGATAAATGGGTTGATGCAATAAATATATTAAAGGATAAAAATCTAAGAAGTTTAATTGCTAATAGAGCTTACAATGATTTTATAAAGAAATATACATGGGACATAAGAGCAAAAAAAGTCCTGTTGTAATCTAAAAGATATCAACCTAATACATTAAAAAAGATGAAGCCTAACACATAAAACAATTATTTTTTTATAAAATTAATAAATCTATCCCATCTTAGTTTCTTTGCCTGTTTTTCTTCAACTGCAAGTAAGTCATTCTCCTTGAATTTTAGTGCTTTATGAGCCGCATATAAATCACGTCTTAATCTTCTAAGCCCATCTGGCTCTAAAGAAGCTGCATGATCTGTCCCTTTCCACGTTCTATCTAAAGTAAAATGCCTCTCAATCCAAGTGGCCCCCAATGTATAAGCAGC is part of the Deferribacterota bacterium genome and encodes:
- a CDS encoding glycosyltransferase family 4 protein, encoding MKILYVSKAQIPSNMASSIQIMKMCEAFAENGHDVTLLIPSKKNREYANMEEDIYKFYNVKKIFKVKKFPPIKFPLKILTNDISYALLCLKYAKRFNYDLIYSRDIISSTLLAYFGFSVRIELHNKLPKRKQRFFFNLLKRSKNLKKIIFISNKLKEYYLNNYKIDKNNIIVAPSAASIPTTLKRKNLSVKYSGILQVGYIGNLYVGKGIELIIKLASKMPEIDFHIVGGTKKEVNFWRNKTNSTNIYFHGFINQTNISDYINAMDVCLLPNQKIVISSVFKNNGEETYLENFGDITSPLKMFQYMAHKKPIVASDLPVIREVLNENNAILSPPDNIDKWVDAINILKDKNLRSLIANRAYNDFIKKYTWDIRAKKVLL
- the modA gene encoding molybdate ABC transporter substrate-binding protein, which produces MRVVIILLFCLVTSTIYAENIYWYIGAGLKEPAKEITSKYNKTHDNKVILILGGSGQLYQKIIMSKKGDIFTPGGEKYYKIALKEGVIYKGEKLLVNTPVFGISKRASDKINSFKDLLKPGVKIVLGNPKTMELGAAFEKMSEKMPKDILEAITKNTILKALNQPQIVNYIRTSTVDAGILFEADAKMYSIEYIKIPRKYSVDVIAYIALIKYSKNKELAQSFLGYIRKNANIFSRYGYKVVME
- a CDS encoding CZB domain-containing protein, coding for MDLSKELSQALGKHSIWKNKIKRAITTGQLDTIMDIVVDYHECDFGKWLCSNEVTKKFSGNKFYEEIKIYHKKIHEEAKEIVELAKKDREKALKMFNESTLLLQFANIVRRLAA
- a CDS encoding alginate export family protein, with translation MKKIINYFLFLLNFTIFLVFFSFINIVPANAAKDKKLTFGINTRFRFESQHNFNIQYYGENPKKGSDSDDFLLFRIRGGLDYKPSEMLHIALWFQDAEAIDSSFSESDFYKQRFEGENNPYKDRFELWRAFINLKKPFDLPISIKVGRQRISYGDNRVFGPGEWGNTGRWLWDAAKVTYHLKRENFIDLFYGRTILHDPDEFSLTHRHSFESVGMYSHFVLPKVLLNTCIEPFIMTKIDNHNTITGEDGEKGDFESYYIGFRSFNKDIFGFNYDVTFVRQDGNYANDDIDAYAYHLLLGYEFEDLIFKPIVSVEYSYASGDDNPNDNKHETFDGAFGAKDKMYGRMNLFSWQNLKDLQFNVEINPIKWLNIRGEFHKFWLAEKEDGWYLNSKEYRDKTGASGDDLGKEVDIIVTTKPFKGSKFMLGYSHFWPDEFVKNTASKKGADWFFIQWEQSYTFNIL
- a CDS encoding surface carbohydrate biosynthesis protein, which produces MEKAINKIIYLPVQIKQRAFLAKLLLGYLSLQHDYSFVIGRRKSVKQIALKGPDGIYLEKDFFGKKSEYFEKFKERNMIFYGLDDEGLVFQNDQEYLNRRVDYESIKYMKKVFTWGERQANILKNFLIDRKEDKKVIIAGNPRIDLLSEIGRNIYKNEIKYINNHYGKFILFNSFFALANGIKPIESQLKRLKRMKKNISEDILQYWLNFYNYQKELFSLIVKALQLLATDISTNLVIRPHPNEKITTWKKLFKDYKNVKVIKRYDIFPWIYCADAVIHNSCTTGIEAYLLGKKVIAYKPVTSENFELKLPNSLSIEVNSINSLKDIITKIIQNKYKETPDEIKKKRNILNYNLYTGKKLSSELLLEEFNKNIFNKNKCIVKKDYSGLIISQFLKYLHFINNIFKLPIKNPHIINDFPPTSVKEVRRYIDNLNEYFKLNFNIKIKQVSASCFYVYKT